GACGTACGACTCCGCGGCGCCGACCCGGAGTTCGTGGTGACCCTGCCGTCCACGCCGGCCCAGGAGGCGCCCGCGCCCTGGGTCGAGGCACCCGCTCCGCCTCCCTTGCCGGAGAGCGACGACGGCGCCTCGGCCCGTGTCAACTTCCGCCTCCCGGCCCACCTCAAGGCTCGTCTGGAGGAGGCGGCCGGTCGCGAAGGGCTCTCTGTCAACGCCTGGCTGGTCCGTGCCACCTCCGCCGCCCTCACCCCGGGACCCGGCGCCCGCACGGGCCCGCCCCCCGCCCCCGCGCCGAACCGCGCGACCGGCGACCGCAACTTCACCGGCTGGGTCCGCTGAACCCCTGGAGCAGGGCCCCGGGGCCGACCACTCGCGGCCATCCACTCGCATGCGCACGCGTATCCGCACCACTGGAGCCCTCCGCATCCGTATCGCCACCCGCACTCGTAGAGCCACCCGCACTCGTAGAGCCACCCGCACTCGTACCGGTACTCGCCCTTTAGCCCTCACGCCACCCTCACTCACCCCTCCAGAGAGGACGGGAGATCCGTCATGCCCTCTTACGACACCCCCAAGGCGATCACCGCGATCGTCGAGTACTCCATCGGCAGCACCCGGATCATCGCCTCCGACCGCACCGACACCGTCGTCGACGTCCAGCCCGCCAACCCTTCGTCCGACGCGGACCTCAAGGCCGTCAGCCAGACGAAGGTGACCTGCTCCGGCGGTGTCCTCACGGTGAAGGGCCCGCGCAAGAACTCGCCCTTCGGGAAGATCGGTGGCATCGACATCACCGTCGCCCTGCCGGCCGGCTCCACGCTGGAGGGCACCACCCAGGTCGGTGACTTCCACTGCTCAGGGCGCCTCGGCGAGACGCGGCTGAAGACCTCGGTCGGCGACCTCCACGTCGAGGAGACCACCACCGCGCTGCTGAGGAGCGAACTCGGCATGGTCCACCTGGACCGCGCCACGGCCTCGGTCGAGATCATCGCGGCCGGCCGTGTCACCGTCGGCACGGTGGAGGGCGGCCTGGTCGTCAAGAACGGCAACGGCGACACAGAACTCGCCGAGGTCACCGGCACGCTGGAGGTCTCCTCCGCCAACGGCCGCATCGACGTCGGCGCCGCCCACTCCGACGTGGAGGCCAAGTCCGCCAACGGCGGCATCCGACTGGGCCGGGTCGCCCGCGGCAAGGTCACCCTGCGCGGCTCCATCGGCGACCTGGAGGTCGGCATCCCCGAGACGACGGCCGCGTGGCTCGACGTCCACACCAAGGTGGGTGTCCTGCGCAGCACCCTGGGCTCCGCCGACGGCCCCGGGGACGCAGCCGACACGGTGGAGGTCACCGCCCGCACCTCGGTCGGGGACATCCACATCCGCCGGGCCTGACCGCTGCGGGCGACGTCGCCCGCAGCCCCTGCCCTGCCTGCCCTGCCTGCCCTGCCTGCACTGACTGCCCTGCCCTGTCCCCGTTCCGCCCCAGCACTTCTCCGCCGAGCCCGCCTCTCCTCCGCTCCCGCAGGCTCTCTGCTCGCACTCGCCCATCTCGCACTCCGCCAAGGAGCTATCTGTCATGCCCTCATCAAGTGCGTCCAGCGCGTCAGGCGCCCCGAGCGCACCGCACCCGAACCACGCCACGATCATGACCAGGACCACGACCAGGACCAGTACTGCGACCACCGGAGGCGCCACCGCCACCGGCGCCACCGGCCTCACCGCCACCGGCCTCACCAAGTCGTACGGCGACAAGCGGGTCCTGCGCGGTATCGACCTCGACATCCCGGGCGGCACCGTCTTCGCCCTGCTCGGCCCCAACGGCGCGGGCAAGACCACGACCGTCCAGATCCTGTCGACGCTCATCGCCGCCGACTCCGGGACCGCCCGCCTCGCCGGTTACGATCTGGACGGCGAACCCGACGCCGTACGCAAACTCATCGGTGTCACCGGCCAGTTCGCCGCCGTCGACAACCTCCTCAACGCCGAGGAGAACCTGATGCTCATGGCGGACCTGCACCATCTGTCCCGCCGCGAGGGCCGACGCCGCGCCGCCGACCTGCTTGCGCGCTTCGATCTCACCGAGGCGGCCCGCAAGCCCGTCGCCACCTACTCCGGCGGGATGCGTCGCAAGCTCGACCTGGCGATGACGCTGGTCGGTGACCCACGCATCATCTTCCTCGACGAGCCCACGACCGGCCTGGACCCGCGCTCCCGCCGCACCATGTGGGAAATCATCCGCTCCCTGGTCGACGAGGACGGCGTGACGATCTTCCTCACCACCCAGTACCTGGAGGAGGCCGACCAACTGGCCGACCGTATCGCCGTGCTCGACGGCGGGAAGCTGGTCGCCGAAGGTACGGCGGAGGAGCTCAAGCGGCTGATCCCCGGCGGTCACATCTCCCTCAGGTTCGCCGATCCCGAGGCCCTGGAACTGGCCGCCTCCCACTTCACCGCGACCGCCCGCGACGACGAGGAACTCACCCTCCAGATCCCCTCCGACGGCACCGTCCCCACCCTCCGCGCGGTCCTGGACATCCTCGACGACGCCGGCGTCACCCCCGAGGCGCTCGCGCAGCACACCCCGGACCTCGACGACGTCTTCCTCACCCTGACCGGCGACAAGCAGCAGCAGGAGATCTCCCGATGAGCAGCGTCAGCTACGCGGCCCGTGACTCCGTCACCATGTTCCGCCGCAACTTGAAGCGCGCGATCCGCTACCCGTCCGTCGTCGTCACCATCGTGATGATGCCGGTCCTCTTCCTGCTCCTCTTCAACTACGCCTTCGGCGGCGCACTCGGAGCCGGCATCCAGGGCTCGCAGGCGCCGCAGGGCGACGACGCCGACTCCATCGCCTACATCGACTACGTCGCACCCGGCATCATCCTGATGACGGTCGCCACCGGCTGCATCGGAGCCGCCCTCAGCGTGTGCATGGACATGACCGAGGGCATCGTGAACCGCTTCCGCACCATGTCGATCTCACGGGCCTCGTTCCTCACCGGCCACGTCCTGGGCAACCTCGTCCAGACCGTCCTCGGCGCCGTCGTGGTCACCGGCATTGCCCTGGCCATCGGCTTCCGACCGAACGCCACCGCCCTGGAGTGGCTCGCCGTCCTCGGCCTGCTGACCGTCCTGGCCCTGGCCCTGACCTGGCTCTCGGCAGGAATGGGCCTGGTCGCCAAGACCGTCGAGTCCGCCAGCAACTTGCCCATGCCCATCACCTTCCTCCCCTTCCTGGGCAGCGCCATCGTCCCCACCGACTCCATGCCGACCGGCTTGCGCTGGTTCGCCGACCACCAGCCCTTCACCCCCATCAACGAAACCCTGCGCGGCCTGCTGATGGGCACCGAAATCGGCGACAGCGGCTGGATCGCCCTGGCCTGGTGCACGGCCATCGGCCTCACCGGCTACCTCTGGTCCAAGTCGGCCTTCAAGCGGGGCGTCCGCAACTGACCCCGCGGAGCTCTCCGCCGCCCCCCAGGGCCCGTCCGCCGAAACCCCCAGGGTCCCGCCGCACCCGCAGAGCCCCTCCGCCGAACCGGCGGAGGGGCTCGCTGAAGCTCTGGGGTCAGTCGTTCCGGGGCGCGTCCGTGCGGGTCACGACGCGGGCAGGGGCTCGGCGTGCGGCTGCTGAGGCTGCCTGCGGCGGCGCTGCGCACCCTGATCGCCGCCCCCGGCAAGCTGACCGCCGACCGCGTACTCGCCTGACTCCCCGACGAGCCTCCGGGCGCTGACCGGAACAACTGACCGTAGAGCCGTTCCACCACAGATCTCCCACAGATCTCCCACAGATCTCCCGGCCATGCGGGTGGAGAGGATCGACGGACGCGGACCGGCCGCGCGGGTGCCGAATGCGGGACCGTCCCGCCGCCGCTCCCAGCTGCCGGAAGGAGAGACGGTCCACGCGTCGCCTATCGCACGGCGACGTGATCCCCGGCCGACGACTTCGCTCCGGAGGTGGCGTTGCCGTAGTACGTCCACCGCCACGTCCCCGGCCCGGTGGCCTTCACCGTGGTCCTGAGCGCCCCGGTCCTGCTCGATGTCGCTTTCGTGACCGTCGTGTACGAGGAGGCGCCCGCCGCCTTGAACTGCAGGCTCACCGTGCGGCCCGCGTAGCCCTGGTACGTGTGGGTGTCCCAGTTCGCCCGTGTGATCCGCCCGGTCACGGTGATGGTCTTCCCCTTCGTGACCGGCTCCGGCGAGGCGTTGACCGTGACGCGGGTGGCCCGCTTGACCTGCAGGGGGAGGTTCTCGTCGTCGGTGTCGTGGGCG
The DNA window shown above is from Streptomyces akebiae and carries:
- a CDS encoding DUF4097 family beta strand repeat-containing protein, coding for MPSYDTPKAITAIVEYSIGSTRIIASDRTDTVVDVQPANPSSDADLKAVSQTKVTCSGGVLTVKGPRKNSPFGKIGGIDITVALPAGSTLEGTTQVGDFHCSGRLGETRLKTSVGDLHVEETTTALLRSELGMVHLDRATASVEIIAAGRVTVGTVEGGLVVKNGNGDTELAEVTGTLEVSSANGRIDVGAAHSDVEAKSANGGIRLGRVARGKVTLRGSIGDLEVGIPETTAAWLDVHTKVGVLRSTLGSADGPGDAADTVEVTARTSVGDIHIRRA
- a CDS encoding ATP-binding cassette domain-containing protein — its product is MTRTTTRTSTATTGGATATGATGLTATGLTKSYGDKRVLRGIDLDIPGGTVFALLGPNGAGKTTTVQILSTLIAADSGTARLAGYDLDGEPDAVRKLIGVTGQFAAVDNLLNAEENLMLMADLHHLSRREGRRRAADLLARFDLTEAARKPVATYSGGMRRKLDLAMTLVGDPRIIFLDEPTTGLDPRSRRTMWEIIRSLVDEDGVTIFLTTQYLEEADQLADRIAVLDGGKLVAEGTAEELKRLIPGGHISLRFADPEALELAASHFTATARDDEELTLQIPSDGTVPTLRAVLDILDDAGVTPEALAQHTPDLDDVFLTLTGDKQQQEISR
- a CDS encoding ABC transporter permease gives rise to the protein MSSVSYAARDSVTMFRRNLKRAIRYPSVVVTIVMMPVLFLLLFNYAFGGALGAGIQGSQAPQGDDADSIAYIDYVAPGIILMTVATGCIGAALSVCMDMTEGIVNRFRTMSISRASFLTGHVLGNLVQTVLGAVVVTGIALAIGFRPNATALEWLAVLGLLTVLALALTWLSAGMGLVAKTVESASNLPMPITFLPFLGSAIVPTDSMPTGLRWFADHQPFTPINETLRGLLMGTEIGDSGWIALAWCTAIGLTGYLWSKSAFKRGVRN